A genomic stretch from Sphingobacterium sp. ML3W includes:
- a CDS encoding AraC family transcriptional regulator, whose translation MRKKQFEPLLISEFVEDTFHLPMHEQNYYELVYIRSGQGKHIINKFELDYERGDIFLVSPADKHYFNIHEKTHFLFILFTDSYFMQNRRQQKLYAWIRELMNDRGLRESKLHMTDHDRLIYSHIMEAVRLYCIAAINQTSQWLFDQLVAIFGRYKEISEIQRLPQAHTLHMDSSISAYIHQHIFTPQYLQVKTIAQKFNISPTYFGIYFKKNFGSSLRDYINIYRTELIEHRLKSTAYTLKQIAEELGFVDESHLSHFYKRTRGYSPKAYRQQQSK comes from the coding sequence ATGCGAAAGAAACAATTCGAGCCATTATTGATCAGTGAGTTTGTGGAAGACACTTTCCACCTGCCTATGCATGAGCAAAATTATTATGAACTTGTTTATATACGCAGCGGACAGGGGAAGCATATCATCAATAAATTTGAATTGGATTATGAACGCGGTGATATTTTTCTTGTTAGCCCAGCAGATAAACATTACTTTAATATTCACGAAAAAACACATTTCCTATTCATTCTTTTTACGGATAGCTATTTTATGCAAAATCGGCGTCAGCAAAAACTATACGCGTGGATTAGGGAATTAATGAACGACAGAGGATTGCGAGAAAGTAAATTGCACATGACCGATCACGATCGTTTGATCTATTCCCATATCATGGAAGCTGTTCGGTTATACTGTATTGCCGCTATCAATCAGACATCACAATGGCTGTTTGATCAACTGGTTGCTATCTTCGGTCGCTATAAGGAAATATCCGAAATACAACGCTTGCCACAGGCACATACACTTCACATGGATAGCTCTATTTCAGCTTATATCCATCAGCATATCTTTACCCCACAGTATCTGCAGGTAAAAACAATTGCTCAGAAATTTAATATCTCCCCGACGTATTTTGGTATTTATTTCAAGAAAAACTTTGGTAGTAGCCTAAGAGACTACATCAATATCTACCGAACCGAATTAATCGAACATCGGCTTAAATCTACGGCATATACACTCAAACAGATAGCCGAAGAACTGGGCTTTGTCGACGAGAGCCACTTATCCCATTTCTACAAGCGCACAAGGGGTTACAGCCCCAAAGCCTATCGGCAACAACAGTCAAAATAA